In Arachis hypogaea cultivar Tifrunner chromosome 17, arahy.Tifrunner.gnm2.J5K5, whole genome shotgun sequence, a single window of DNA contains:
- the LOC112762907 gene encoding uncharacterized protein: protein MRARVPRNFKSLDMHLYDKMTNSRHHLSNFKSQMYLADTSDATRYKAFPTTLTKSAMKWFDSLPPRSVTSFDDLARKFLTRFSIQKDKVKHAPSLLGVKQEFGESLRDYMERFNKACLEIQDLPTEAIIMGLVNGLREGPFSQSISKRHCTFLSDEKEKESKKKEEYISEKPRRYHNYTSLRVFLVDVYRKICHTDKLFPPRPIKNKKEGSHNEYYVYHKLYGYSTNNGYDLKNVIEKLAREGRSDRYLMERSDNQGKRKRDDEEVGRRGQPPQTPEQHVHIIAGGFAGGGVTKSSRKRYLKEVYHEEETPNLLTISFTKEDAQEITSGHDDPVVITMILTNVNLHRTLVDQRSSADILFKPTFDKLRLDEKELKYYPNTLFGLGDTPIKPLGFISLHTTFGKGLKSKTLIIDYIVADVASAYNALIGRTTLNRLRAVVSTPHL from the exons ATGAGGGCCAGAGTTCCTAGAAACTTCAAAAGTCTTGACATGCATTTGTACGACAAGATGACCAACTCGAGGCACCACCTCAGTAATTTTAAAAGTCAGATGTATTTAGCCGACACCTCAGATGCTACTCGCTACAAAGCCTTCCCGACGACTTTAACAAAGTCGGCCATGAAATGGTTTGACAGCCTACCCCCTAGGTCGGTTACTAGTTTCGACGACCTCGCGCGTAAATTTCTTACGCGATTTTCAATTCAGAAGGACAAGGTCAAGCATGCACCTAGCCTACTTGGGGTCAAACAGGAGTTCGGCGAATCCCTAAgagactacatggagagattcaacaaggcatgccTAGAGATCCAAGACTTACCCACTGAGGCAATAATAATGGGATTAGTCAACGGTCTCCGAGAAGGCCCATTTTCCCAATCTATTTCAAAGAGACACTGCACTTTcttgagtgat GAAAAGGaaaaagagtccaagaaaaaggaagagtacATCTCGGAGAAACCTAGGAGGTATCACAATTACACCTCGCTACGAGTTTTTCTCGTGGATGTCTACAGGAAAATCTGTCACACCGATAAACTTTTCCCTCCGCGACCAATCAAAAACAAGAAGGAGGGAAGCCACAATGAGTACTATGTGTATCATAAATTGTATGGATATTCTACAAATAATGGTTACGActtaaaaaatgtgatagaaaagttggCCAGGGAAGGTCGGTcggatagatatctcatggaaaggtcagaTAATCAAGGAAAGAGGAAAAGAGACGATGAAGAAGTCGGCCGAAGAGGTCAGCCCCCACAAACCCCAGAGCAACACGTTCACATAATAGCAGGAGGCTTTGCTGGGGGAGGAGTGACCAAGTCATCTCGAAAGAGATACCTGAAAGAAGTTTACCACGAAGAAGAGACTCCCAACCTCCTTACAATCTCCTTTACAAAAGAAGATGCGCAGGAAATCACATCAGGGCATGATGACCCCGTTGTAATCACCATGATACTCACCAATGTAAATCTACACAGAACTTTAGTGGACCAAAGAAGCTCGGCCGACATACTATTTAAGCCTACATTCGATAAATTAAGGCTGGACGAAAAAGAGCTAAAGTATTACCCGAATACTCTTTTCGGGTTGGGAGATACCCCAATTAAGCCACTAGGGTTCATCTCCCTACATACTACTTTTGGAAAGGGATTGAAATCAAAAACCCTAATTATTGATTATATTGTTGCAGATGTGgcatcagcctacaatgccctaattggCAGGACAACGCTGAATCGACTGAGAGCTGTTGTTTCTACCCCTCACCTTTGA
- the LOC112762908 gene encoding uncharacterized protein, which yields MNEPTEETNADDVNDLNEGSDFGEPFVDEQRAEEPVTENPTDNVTQTSERNNAKRNLPRPQPSGQRIVLGNEDEAPRVEVPNPNREDVDSEPEMYQYESGELYSPPASDDEEEPVFPRHNPNTPYGKITLELNMEFETMDQFKAVVQKYNIQIGRQVFYLRNEKKRCRVICYDPDCPWLCYCARTNYPASFQIKTFEDEHTCPRSNKSKSISCAWVVEELFPKLRIHPNMLQREAHEWFKEEYDISVNERMMYRAMDKAKEVIEGTEKDQYLRLRDYLNEIMKANPGSRANIGTTPQPEGLPRFRNLYICLAACKNGFKAGCRPFIVLDVTFLKGYFGGQLLTTVGQDANNQLFPIAYGVVDAETRENWRFFLEELHTDIWDYNKNGWKDKELKAAFWQCAKVTTDQEFNDAIGVVKRINKQAWEYLSKFEQEQWSRSRFSDWPKVDSLTSNNCESFNSTIVGLRGKSILTMFEELRFYIMKTMAIHKDSLMAYTGQIAPVQVTIQRKNEKPEDYVHHKLTIEAYNRTYMFHISSIPSQEYWEHHKGLQCLPPLYKRPIGRPTKKRRKNSTEQSSGSQYKAKRRYGQITCQTCKRAGHNSRTCPDKGTGTVDKPHL from the exons ATGAATGAACCCACAGAGGAGACCAATGCTGATGATGTTAATGATCTGAATGAAGGTTCTGATTTTGGAGAACCTTTTGTGGATGAGCAAAGGGCAGAGGAACCTGTTACAGAAAATCCAACAg ATAATGTAACACAAACAAGTGAGAGGAACAATGCAAAGAGAAATCTTCCAAGGCCTCAACCGTCTGGGCAAAGAATTGTACTTGGAAATGAGGATGAAGCACCAAGGGTAGAGGTGCCTAACCCGAATAGAGAAGATGTCGATAGTGAACCTGAGATGTACCAATATGAATCTGGAGAACTCTATAGCCCTCCTGCATCTGATGATGAAGAGGAACCTGTATTTCCTCGACATAATCCTAACACGCCATATGGAAAAATAACTCTGGAGTTGAATATGGAGTTCGAGACCATGGACCAGTTCAAAGCAGTAGTGCAGAAGTACAACATACAAATTGGGAGACAGGTATTCTACCTTAGGAATGAGAAGAAGAGGTGTAGGGTGATCTGCTATGATCCAGACTGCCCTTGGTTGTGCTACTGTGCCAGGACCAACTACCCAGCATCCTTTCAGATAAAGACATTTGAGGACGAGCATACGTGCCCCAGGAGCAACAAGAGTAAATCAATTTCATGTGCTTGGGTTGTTGAGGAACTGTTCCCAAAGCTCAGGATCCATCCCAACATGCTGCAGAGGGAGGCACATGAGTGGTTTAAAGAGGAGTATGACATTTCAGTCAACGAGAGGATGATGTATAGGGCTATGGACAAAGCCAAAGAAGTTATTGAGGGAACAGAGAAAGATCAATACCTAAGGCTCAGAGACTACCTTAACGAAATCATGAAGGCTAATCCtggttcaagagccaacataGGGACTACTCCACAGCCAGAGGGGTTGCCTAGGTTTAGGAACTTGTACATCTGTTTGGCTGCTTGCAAAAATGGCTTTAAAGCAGGCTGTAGACCATTTATAGTTTTGGATGTGACGTTTTTGAAAGGTTACTTTGGAGGGCAATTACTAACAACCGTTGGTCAGGATGCGAACAATCAGCTGTTTCCAATAGCATATGGGGTTGTTGATGCAGAAACAAGGGAAAATTGGCGATTCTTTCTGGAGGAGTTGCACACTGACATATGGGACTACAATAAGAATGGCTGG AAGGATAAGGAACTTAAGGCAGCATTTTGGCAATGTGCAAAAGTAACTACTGATCAAGAATTTAATGATGCAATAGGAGTTGTGAAACGGATCAACAAACAAGCATGGGAGTATTTGTCAAAATTTGAACAAGAACAGTGGTCAAGATCAAGGTTTTCAGACTGGCCAAAGGTAGACAGTTTGACAAGCAACAACTGTGAGTCATTTAACTCAACAATTGTGGGTCTTCGGGGGAAGAGCATTTTGACAATGTTTGAGGAGCTTAGATTCTACATCATGAAGACAATGGCAATTCACAAGGACTCACTTATGGCTTATACTGGACAGATAGCCCCTGTACAAGTTA CAATCCAAAGAAAGAATGAGAAGCCTGAAGACTATGTCCATCACAAGCTCACCATTGAGGCATATAATAGGACTTACATGTTTCACATTAGCAGCATACCGAGTCAGGAGTACTGGGAGCATCACAAAGGGCTGCAATGTCTGCCCCCTCTATACAAGAGGCCTATTGGCAGACCTAcaaagaagaggagaaagaatAGCACTGAGCAAAGTTCTGGCAGCCAATACAAGGCCAAGAGAAGATACGGACAGATAACATGCCAAACCTGCAAAAGG GCTGGACATAATAGCAGAACTTGTCCTGACAAAGGAACTGGAAcagttgacaaaccccatttgtag